actaCCCAACCACCCCCTACCTATCCACCCCCcgtaaaaaaaattactttttttttgtattttcaatttttcggttttctgttttttcttttttctgcaTCACCTACCCACCCCAATTATCCCCCCatcccaccccaccccacccccaaaaAACTTTTCAACTTACacattttaaatactaatttgttatttaagaaaatatatcttgattctcaaaatactaatagtaTTTATTTGTTTATGCAAGATGAGCATGGTTCTAAAACATAGGTCAAGTTGGGCGGGTTGGGTTATGACCCATTGTTTAACCCATCTTGACCCAGTCCATCTTAGTCCAAGTACACTTTGGACTGAGTTGGGCAATGACCCATTTATTGACCTAATCCATCTTGATCCACCCAAATTCAGCACAACCCGCCCATTTGTCACCCCTAGTCTACACCAATCAGTTCTTCATTAAGATGGATTATTTCAacctcaagttcttcaattacatTTATAATTTGTACTGTCTAACTGCATTAATGGTTTGACTAAATTAGGTTGATGCCTTGTTTAGGAGATTTGATAATTAAGTTGATCAGGCTAACTACAAGATTATATCTACATTGCATAGACTGTTTCACATGGTATTGTATAATACATTTAGGCTTCAATACGTTTTCAAATGTGTCAAGGATAAAAGAGCTTTGCGAATAAAAGTTCATTCCAAGTATCTTGTAGCCCAGGCAAACACCAATGTGTACAATCAGCATAGCTAACAGGGTTTGCTAGTTGCTCTGGTGTCAGTGGATTCCATTGTTTCTTGTAAATTGATGTGTGTGCATCTTTCCTGTAACTTGATAGCTGTGTTATGTTGAGAAACGATATGGGCACTTCTGATTTACTAAATACTTCTCCAATCACTTGCATTACGCTTTTGCTGCTATCTAATCCCCAGTAACTTGGATCCTCAATCTTTGTAGTTTCATTGTAACAATTCCTATCAGGTTCACCTCCCCAATCTATGCTCCTGCCAGATTGACAAAGACTTATCGTTATACTTGATCTAAAATGCTaatccaaatttataaaatttaacAATGTAATGTAATATATATAACTGCAAGTCCTCAACATGCGCTTTGCTAGACTAAATGGGAAACTCTTGGATCAATCAAAAAGTTATCTTTTCCATTTAGCTGTCCGATTCCTTTGATCAATCATATTCTCATCATCTGATTCTGCATACTTCTCTTCTTTGTTGAAACACTAAAATCAAATAAAGAACAGAAAATAAGGAAGGACATGGAAACTTTTTTTTTTGTACATTTATTTTGGGGACAATAAGGGCagctcggtgcactaagctccggGAAAGGGCCGGACCTTTGGGGGAGACAATGGCAGATCTTTATACGTTGCCACTTCTAGGTGCTCAAGCCCCAATTAATTTTGGACCCAAACACTATTTATTCTAGAGGAAACTAGTAATACATACAAATATTACTAGTGGGTCTGTCACTGATTCTAAAAGCATATGAGCACCCGTGATTCTAAAATTTATGGGTCCATTACTAAGGAGACGGTGGTAGTATAAGCGGAAGGAATAGAACCTAAGTAATATACATGTAAGATTTACTCACTTATGATGAGAAGGTGACATGCTAGTGAAAAATACTCTGTTTTTCTTTGGATCCATATTCCTCTTCACCCATCTCAACATACTCTTCATTGCCAAGCGATATGCATCCTCTGTGGACACTTGTATCATATCTTTCACATCATCCTTGAAAGACCCGTTTTGCCTGTATCAATTAAACACTGGACATGAATAGGATTTTTTTTCAATATCAACCCCTATATGAACACCTAAAAGGAAAAAGCGAGCCCAAGAAATTACAAAATCTTGAATGGCATGCCGGTCATCCACCAAAGATAAGTGTTGAACACAATTATGTCAGCCCCTTTCCAATTTTTACCGTGCTTATTTATTGAACCTTTACGGACAATTCTATCAGTAATCCTATGTATGACTGCATCATCGGCATTTGATTCTAGCAGAAATGGTGCCCAGTAATACTCAATTTTTGCATTGTAATCCTGCAAGATTAATTAATcagatcaatatatatatatatatatatatatatccacggAATTCATGTGTAAGTTCAACGTGCTTGTAATTTGTAAACACCTTTGCAGTGAAAACAGTGAGGGAACCAAAAGTTTCCATGGATTTGGCATTCTGGGGAATAATTCTTTGGAGAAGGCAAACCATGGAAACAAATTGTCCTCTGTTCAAGGAATCGCCAACGAATAACATCCTCTTCCCTCGAAGGCTTTCCAGCACTAATGTTGCATTGAAACTGCCATTTGCACAATAATTAAAGATGTCAAGAAAGGGCCATGTCACCAAAATATTAGTGACGCTCAGCCATTTTTACAATGATTTTATGGAAACAATAGAATTTAGCATTTACAAAAGTTATTAGTAGGGAAAATGTCTGTAAAATTTTGGTCCATTCATAACCTTGATGTTAGCAAATCACCTCCTATTTCCCTTTACCATTAGCGGGCTTCCGATGTGAAATGGGTGGTGGCTATAAGTCCAAATTATGCGAGAAAAAGAAGTCCAAATTTACTCAACTTTTGATTATCGTTTAAAATTACTCTTGTGTTGAAGCTCCTTAATTGCGCGATCAATGACAAGAAAGAGAACATGTCCTAATGGCGGGGTATATAAATAATGGACAAATAATTTAATAAAGGGAGAAGTTGCTCAATTTGAAAGAGGAAAGAAGCGAATTTAACCCTTCTCCCTGATTAGTATTAAGATTTACGAAATTAGAAAATTAAAGAGTTAAAAGAATATAATGAAGATCTCGTAAAGGCCGAATTTGATCAGAGCTACTGCTTAGAATGGGCACCGCCCAGGTCTAGGAACAAGACCAACAATGAACAATGAGTCAATGGTACAACGTTTTGGCAATTGCAGATAGAGCGGTTGAAGTAAACAATAAATATATACTTATACGTTATTAGGATGTAGTCAACAAAGTTGGGAGTAACTAGTAGAGTTCAGGTTGACTCCTAATGACTTATTGCACAAACACGTAAACGAATCCAACTTAATATACTACTAGTGACTTCTTATACCGCCTGGGTTTTGGTTAACTCTTCCGCGCCTCTACTATTTTATCGGGAGCTCTTCCAGCGTAGCTATAGGATAACTTTTTCTATTGTAAAACTtagaaaaatgagaaaatataTTTAAACATTACTACTAACAGCTAAACCACACCCTTGGGTTTACTCCTAATAATCTCTCCTTGACCTTATAGTTAATTTTTTAAGTTACATCTagccaaaaaaaataattttacctttaATTAATTTGGTCGATGAAAAGACTTTTCGCAACAAATTTTCGTAGTACGGAAAATAAAAATTCTTTTTTTCCCTTGATTTCCTCTATGAAATTCTCCGTGAATTCGAGGGATTGAGAAACGTCTTTCTCGAATGGAGGACGATGTAGACctccttgtgatgtatttaatCGCCAAGAACGTCGAGTAGTACTTTGTTGTTTTGGGTTGATCTCCGGGAAGAACTCCGTTGACCACTCCTTTGTAGAAGAACTTTGTACTTGATGATTGATCTCTCTATTTGCGGATGCCTTCACTAATTGCGGAATGCTCTTCTTCAACTCTGAATCTCCCTAGAGAGTTATgtaactcctctatttatagtggTAAAGGATGAACAGTCCAGCTACATATGAACTCTCTTGTTTGATTTCTGATTGGCTCATGTGAATCATCAAACTTATCACATAAGCTATTTGATAAGCTTGCTTGTGATTGGCCAAGATATGTCATTTTAGACACCTGGCAACTCTTGATTGGTCACTGTTTTAGACTGAGATTGCCACATCATTTCATACGTGGCGTCATCTTATTGGCTTTTGAGTTTGACTGAATATGCCATGTCACTTGATACAAGGCATGAGTTTGGGCCTTAAGATAAAATGGACTTAGggcttgaaaataataaaatggactaatttaatttgtaaagtctaaattaattatttaacccaAATAAAATTAAGATTCAATTCAAATTTTGTACGGATTAaacttaataaattttatatgtgtACAAAGACTACAATAGCGGGAAATAGGTCTCGAGATTGAGAATTTAGATTAAACTAAATGGGATGTTGGTCATGATCAGTAGTTTATAATACACTAATGAAACAAGAAATTTAATACTAATAATTGACAGAAACAAAGTAAGTGGGTTACCTAGGAAGAGAGCAAGCATGAGGTTGCCATCTCCAATGCTGATAGTCTTTGTCTGGACGACCGTGTTCTTGGCAAGTTAACTGTGGTTGTATGTAAGGACACTCGTATTCCTCGTATAAAGGTCGGCTCTTCTCCCAAACCCATCTTCCTTTGAATACGTCACACCCTTCTTCTCTTTCTCCTATAGCAAATGGCAATTTCTCCTTGTTTTTCACTACCACCACAAAATATAATTCAAAACACAGTTCACCGTGCACAGAAATACAGAGTTTAATTTCTATAGATTCATTTACCCAGCAATTCTGATAGGAGAGttcaaaataatatttaaatgtcAAAggaattcaaaattttatttatgaAAAACAACATTTTATCCTATCTCTCCGATGAAGTTCATTGCATGTGGTTCTGTCATTGTCTAAAAGATAACTATGTATAAATGTCCATAATATATGGCATTAATTAATAACTGAAAAATAAGGTAAATAACACGATAAGGATGTAAAAATCTATTACATTGAGTTAAATTCATTAATACAATGACAACTCTTCTAAGCCTTAAATATAAAAGAGAAAAGGAAAGCGAAGGGCTTGAATTACTTACTGATTCTTGAGATGGAAATGCGAAGGCCAGAGAGTTTGGTATCACATTGACTGAAGACTTCACTGTAAAGAATAACAGCAATGAAGACGATGAAGGCTAATAAAGTGAATAGAAAAGGAGAAAGCCGAGTTTTTCTGAGAAGAAGAGAGGAAGAAGGAGATGAAGAGGGAGGTGACTTCATTTCTCTGGAGCCTTTGGCTGTCTGTTTCTATGTCCTTTTTCGTGGTTTTAGTAAGGGGTAAAGATTTACGCCAGTATGCCACCCACCGATTTCATGTGCACAAATATTATTTTActgaaatttctcttttgaaGCTAGCTCCCTCATAAAATAAGGGTAAATTACGCTAAATATTCATGTGACATATATGACTCACatatattttaaaatcaaacaCATGTACGCCTATATTATCTTGTATAAATATATCATTTTAAAATTAAACAATTAAATTCTTTATACAGAAAATTCTACACAAAGGAATACCCGTCTaactaattattttttaaatatttaaagtggaacaagaaaaaactaaaaaacaatTGCGAGAAATTCCTAT
This sequence is a window from Nicotiana tomentosiformis chromosome 5, ASM39032v3, whole genome shotgun sequence. Protein-coding genes within it:
- the LOC104106829 gene encoding protein trichome birefringence-like 33, translated to MKSPPSSSPSSSLLLRKTRLSPFLFTLLAFIVFIAVILYSEVFSQCDTKLSGLRISISRIMKNKEKLPFAIGEREEGCDVFKGRWVWEKSRPLYEEYECPYIQPQLTCQEHGRPDKDYQHWRWQPHACSLPSFNATLVLESLRGKRMLFVGDSLNRGQFVSMVCLLQRIIPQNAKSMETFGSLTVFTAKDYNAKIEYYWAPFLLESNADDAVIHRITDRIVRKGSINKHGKNWKGADIIVFNTYLWWMTGMPFKILQNGSFKDDVKDMIQVSTEDAYRLAMKSMLRWVKRNMDPKKNRVFFTSMSPSHHKSIDWGGEPDRNCYNETTKIEDPSYWGLDSSKSVMQVIGEVFSKSEVPISFLNITQLSSYRKDAHTSIYKKQWNPLTPEQLANPVSYADCTHWCLPGLQDTWNELLFAKLFYP